Below is a window of Paremcibacter congregatus DNA.
TACTACCATATCGGCGTCGCCGCCAGCACCCCGGCGGGTCTTGTGGTGCCGGTGGTCCGCGATTGTCAGGACCGCAGTTTCTCTGACGTGGAAAAAGAAATCGTTCGCCTCGGCGGCCGGGCCCGTGATGGGAAACTCGGCATGGATGAAATGCAGGGCGGCACCTTCACCATTTCCAATGGCGGCATCTTTGGTTCCCTGATGTCTTCGCCGATCCTGAACGCGCCGCAGTCCGGCATTCTGGGCATGCATGCGATCAAGGAACGCGCCATGGTCGAAAACGGTCAGGTCGTGATCAAACCGATGATGTATCTGGCGCTCAGCTATGACCACCGGGTGGTGGACGGCAAGGGCGCGGTGACCTTCCTGGTGCGGGTGAAAGAATGTCTTGAAGATCCACAGCGTCTGGTGCTCGATCTTTAAGAACGGGCCCGATCACTAAGTTTAAGCTTGAGATAAGCAAGAGGATAAAGAATGTCTGATAATTTTGATGTCGTCATCATTGGCGGAGGCCCCGGCGGTTATGTGGCTGCCATTCGCGCGGCGCAGCTGGGGTTGAATGTGGCCTGTGTGGAAATGCGCGGGGCGCCTGGCGGGACATGTCTCAATGTCGGCTGTATGCCGTCCAAGGCGTTGTTGCATGCCTCCGAGCTCTATGAAGAGGCCCATCAGGGCATGGCGCAATTCGGCATCAAAACCGGCAAGGTTTCTATCGATATCAAGGAACTGATGGCCTCGAAAGACGAGACCGTCAAGGGGCTGACCGATGGTGTGGCCTTTTTGCTGAAAAAGAACAAGGTCGAGTATATTGAAGGCCGCGGCGCCATTCCGGCCAAGGGGTCGGTCAAGGTTGATCTGAATGACGGCGGCGAACGCATGCTGACCGCAAAGAATATCATTATCGCTACCGGGTCCGATGTGGCGCAGTTGCCGGGCATTGAAATTGACGAAAAACAGGTGGTTTCCTCCACCGGCGCGCTCAGCCTGGCGAAAACCCCAAAACATCTGGTGGTGATTGGCGGCGGTGTGATCGGGCTGGAACTGGGCTCCGTCTGGAAGCGTCTCGGCGCGGAAGTGACGGTCATCGAATATATGGACCGCATCACCCCTGAAATGGATGGGGAAGTCAGCAAGACGTTTGCCCGTATCCTGAAAAAGCAGGGCTTCAAGTTCAAACTGAAATCAAAAGTCACTGCGGTCAAGAAAACCAAAACCGCGGCGATCGTAACGGTCGAGCCCGCCGCCGACGGCGACGCGGAAGAGATCAAATGTGATGTGGTTCTGGTGTCTGTTGGACGCCGGCCCTATACCACGGGTCTTGGCCTGGAAGAGGCGGGGGTCAAACTCAATGACCGCGGTCAGGTGGAAATCGACGACCATTTCCGCACCAATGTGGACGGCATTTACGCTATTGGCGACGTGGTGCGCGGCGCGATGCTGGCCCATAAAGCGGAAGACGAAGGCGTGGCCGTGGCGGAGATTATCGCGGGCTTTGCCGGTCATGTGAATTACGACGCCATTCCGGGGGTGATTTACACCATGCCGGAAGTGGCGAGCGTCGGTAAAACCGAAGAACAGCTGAAAGACGCGGGCACGGCCTATGCGGTGGGGAAATTCCCCTTTACCGCCAACAGCCGCGCCAAGGCCAACCGGCAGACGGACGGTTTCGTCAAACTGCTCAGTTGCGCCACCTCTGACAAGGTGCTTGGGGCGCATATCATTGGCGCCGATGCCGGTAATATGATCGCCGAACTGGCGCTGGCGGTGGAAAAAGGCCTGACAGCGGAAGATATCGCCTATACGTCACACGCTCATCCGACAGAAACCGAAGCCGTACGCGAAGCCGCCATGGCCACCGACGGTCGGGCGATCCATATGTAATCGTTTCGATTATGGAACAAAAAAAAGCGGTTCACTGTGGGCCGCTTTTTTTATGCGGGAGGCCTATGCTTATTTTAAACGCCGGGCTTTATATTGGGTGCTCTGGCCACTGGCGTTAAGGAAATAGCTGCCCATGGCGCCGCGCTCAATGGTTACGGTGAAGGGTAGCTTCCGGGGCAACTTGACTTTTTGTGTGTCACTTTGCAGCCATACCTGACCGCTTTCGGTGGTGATCATAAACTGCTTTGCCGGGCCAAATTTTATGCCGGTGACGGTTTGTGTGATGTGTTCACCTTCTTTTTCTTTTAAGCCG
It encodes the following:
- the lpdA gene encoding dihydrolipoyl dehydrogenase, with translation MSDNFDVVIIGGGPGGYVAAIRAAQLGLNVACVEMRGAPGGTCLNVGCMPSKALLHASELYEEAHQGMAQFGIKTGKVSIDIKELMASKDETVKGLTDGVAFLLKKNKVEYIEGRGAIPAKGSVKVDLNDGGERMLTAKNIIIATGSDVAQLPGIEIDEKQVVSSTGALSLAKTPKHLVVIGGGVIGLELGSVWKRLGAEVTVIEYMDRITPEMDGEVSKTFARILKKQGFKFKLKSKVTAVKKTKTAAIVTVEPAADGDAEEIKCDVVLVSVGRRPYTTGLGLEEAGVKLNDRGQVEIDDHFRTNVDGIYAIGDVVRGAMLAHKAEDEGVAVAEIIAGFAGHVNYDAIPGVIYTMPEVASVGKTEEQLKDAGTAYAVGKFPFTANSRAKANRQTDGFVKLLSCATSDKVLGAHIIGADAGNMIAELALAVEKGLTAEDIAYTSHAHPTETEAVREAAMATDGRAIHM